TCGTTGGATGTAGGGTTCGACCATCATGTGAGAGCGCTGGAAGAACTCTTTCACGAGGATGATATCAAATACATCTAGAGGAGCGAcgataaatttcatatttcctTACCAATTCCCCAACATGATGCTTACTACTTGGGCGACCCTTCACATAGGAGTCGGTGGGGATTACTTTCCTGAGGCGGGTGTTGCTTGGTACATAGTTAAGCTCTAACCTCTCTGTTGTTTTCTTTGTCATGATGCTTGCTTTGCCCCAGATTCTACCATGGCCCGAGCTGGGCGTCCATTTATGGAGATGTTTACATACTACGTGTTGAAGTCTCTGGCTTCTCAGTCTGCTTGGAAATCGCACTGCAGAATCTAACCATGCCCAGTTGCGTCGTGCCCGCCTCCTTCCCTTGATCTTGTGCGTCCTTTTCCTTCCGTACACGTAGGATGTCACAAAGGTTCTTCATCTCAGGGCACCTCGCATAACCGTCCCGTTCAACGCATATGTAGCATCCATCTCCTTTGTTGGTTTGCGCCCGCTTCTCTGTGTAATTTTGGCGCACGAACCGCTTATTGTCCGACATCTGGGGGTCGTGTTGCTTGGGGTGTGCCTGCTGCTCCTTGGCTCGGCCACAGACTCCCCCAACTTTGGCATGACTACTTATTGTATCCTTGCCCTTCACCTTGTGATGTTTTTCATACTTGAAGTACGTCAAGGAATAAGCTTATATGATGGCTTCGTCTATGGTCTTTACCTGTCGCCCCTCAAAATCCGTCTTGTCCCAATTCTGCAGTCCGTTTATGAAGTGGAACAACAATGCCTCGTCTGTGAGGTTGGAATTTTCAGCGTTAGACTTGTGAACTCCTTCACGTACACCTGAATTCTTCCCGTTTGCTTCAATTCTCAGAATTTGCGCTTAACCTCGTACACGACGTTGTTTGGGAAGAAGGCTTTCTTGAATTCTTCACGTAATCTCTCCCAGGTTATGATTGTGCACGTCCCCTTGCCAATCTCAGCCTCTTTTCTCCTCCACAACAGCATACCCATCTCAGACAAATACAACATGACAGTGTTGATCTTATTCTCGTCACTTCTCTCCTGACTACACTTGAAGTAAATCTCCAACTACCATAGAAAGTTTTCCACCTCTTGAGCATCATGGACTCCCTTTCATAGGTGTGGCTTAGGAGCCTCGACCTTGGCCTCCCTATCACGGTCGACTGATGTAGATTTTCCGGCCTCCATCCCTTCCTTGAGTGTTTTCATTTAGGACTTCATCGTTTTAATTGTGCAAAGCGTATCCATAAGCCGACACTCCAAACTAGTGATGGCCTCCTTCATCTCGAACTCGGCCCGCTGGCGACCCTCCAAGTCCTTCCAGATGTTCTCAGTCTCCTCAAGGGTGAAGTTCTCAAGAATCTTGAACTTTCTGTTGACCTTATTAATGTTCTTGCCTAATATCTCGACGTCCTGCCTTGCCACTTCCACCCCTGTGACCCATTCTTCTCCAGTGGTGACGTCTACGACATCTTCTCCCAATTCATCGTCACCTTCTTGGGCAGTCGAGGGTGGATTAGATGTTAGCGCCTACCTGGGTGTGGTATTGAGCAACACCTCCTCATTACCCTTTTTATGTTTCTTCCCCTTTTGGTTCTTCTTTCCACCATTCATACGGTTGTTGGTGGTGATAGCTCCGTTTAAATCACTTTTGGCAGCCATTCTATTAGTGTCGAACCTCCCTCTAATACCACGTTGCCACTGACTTTGAGTATTTTCTAAGACTCCATGAGGCCCTCGACGACTTACTAACTAatctttcaagatcttgtaagttCAACGAAGCCTTTAAAACTTGAAATGCCAAGAGAATGCTTTGTAAgacatagaaagaacaagagagAGAACTTTGAAGAAGTCTTTTGTATTGCTTTGGAAGATTGTATTACAACTTGCTTGGTGCCATTTCAAATGACGGGCACCTCATTTATACTACTTCCTAGGGAATAAAGTGCAATTAATATTTACTGTAAAAGTCCCCAAAATATTTATACTTTGGTCCCCTTTCTAGAAAAATCTACACTACTTTGGGACCGTCTCTTGCCTTATTGAGTCTTCCAAAATGTTCTAGAGTTTTCCGCACAACTCTAGAACGTTTTGCCCCTATCTGAACACAAAATCAGGTTGGAATTGTGGCGGGACGTCACATGATACtaatttaaaacttaactagttagacttagaaagttgttatgttcttcaaataagttattatatttagttggtgaatatggTGTTTTaactaagttaaaactaaactaattagacgtagaaagttgttaagttctataaataagttaatgtgatttagttggctaatatagtgttggaattaagttaaaactaaactaattagaattataaagttgttaagttctttaaataaaatgttatttagttggttaatataatgttgaaattaagttaaaactaaactagttagacttagaaagttgtagttcatcaaataagttaatgttatttagtttgttaatgtagtgttggaattaagtttaAACTAAACTGATTAGACTTTAGAAAATTGTTAAGATGTTCAattaagttaatgtgatttagttggttaggatagtgttggaattaatataaaactaaactaattagacttagtaAGATGTTTATTTCTTCGAACAACTAATGTGATTTAGTAGGTgaatatagtttttgaattaacttaaaactaaagtaattaaacttagaaagttgttaagttcttcaactAAGtcaatgtgatttagttggggaATAAATTGTTGCaactaagttaaaactaaactaattagacgtagaaagatgttaagttcttcaaataagtattgtgatttagttggttaatatagtgttggaactaaaataaaactaaactaatttgacttagaaagttgttaattttttcaaataagtcaaacaaattagacttagaaagtgtGACAACCCAAAAACGACTATGCTAATAAAGCCTAAACGTACATAGAATGCCTAGGTTAGACCggattcacacggattgatgcgtgtGGAACCATACCTCTGAACCTATGCACCAGCtaagccaaccaacttggtgagttagttgagctaggcagGGTTTGTTCCAGCCATATTGGGTACCCGAATACTAggattcacccggatgagtcttaaccggacataaagggttagtcctaggttttaAGCAGTCTAAGGATAGAAAAGGTAATTTTGAGGCTATGGGTAGTATAGTAATTATCCTAGggtgatatttaatttattaaataaattttttaattggtcaaaataagtcaaatctTGATGGTCAAACCCGAGATTGACCCTACCTCCACACTCGGGTTCGACCCGAGTAGGAGGCAAAACGGGCACGAATTAGTAGattaaaaattagagaaaataaggAGGAGaattataataacataatatatattttataatcttattttaccattttaattGTGTTGAATAAGTCAACAACAATTTCCACAAATGGGGCGCACGACTCCCACTAGGAGTGTGCTTCATGCCCActtttaattctttatattaatCCAAAAACCGTTTTCAGTTTTACCgcacaattataaaaaaaatgaacattaaCATATACTCACTCTTATAAAAGTATTCATGGATGCATCCATCAAAAACAAATGGATGAATTCTTACGCCTAAGTGTTTTAAATAAAGAACTTCACTTGGGGACAAGAAACAAAGCTCGGAAGAAAGGTTTGTGTGTGGGTGGTAACGTGTGTCTGTGGCTGGTTGTAAAGAattaaaaggtatgggttttcttctctcttggtccctttctcAAGAGTCCCCTAaggtttattttaaatataatcaaaaactaaggttgtcccccgTTGCATgaccctgtcattagatccaatGAATGAATTGATGCATGCGTTGGTATGACCTCTGGTAGATGATGTTAGGAATGATTGTGGTTGTGTCCAATGTATGTTACGGGCTGCTTATGATTCGTTATGTACGTCCGAATTTTGAATGTCATATGTGCACAAAACGTGTTGTTTTCCGTAATTGTATTGTTACTGTTAACTTGAAGAAAATGGTGAATCATGTGTTATGCAATGTTGTGTGTTTTACATGCAAAAGAAATTGTGATGTTCATGAATAAGAAAGTGAAAGTAAAGTCCTTAATGAATTGGTCAAAAGTATATGTAAAACTATGAGTTAAACGTCCAGGCTAACTGTAAGAAAGTGAATTCAAACTATATGTTAAATGAACATGGTTTCGGCTAGTCATAATATATATGAAGAGAAATAGTTGCTGCCTTTTAGAGTGAATCTCTAAACCTTAAGGTCCTCATACTAAGAgattaagtcttaaaataaaagaaaagaaaatagggtGAGAGAGGGAATTCAAACTTGGGCAGGTTAAAAGAAgccttaaattaaaataaaaagaaaatataaagggAGGGGGTATTTGAACTGTCTCCTTGGCCAAGGGTATGAGATACATAAATCTCACACcaaaataaaatcatacaaattgAGGCCATTGGGATTCGATCCCAGATCCTCTTGGCCGAATGAATGAAGTCACCTAGCagtctaaataattaaaaaaaaaagtgcttCCCAAGGGACTCGAACATGAGTCCCCTTGACCGAAATTGTGAGACACATAAGTtcacatataatgaaatgaaatgcaGCCACTAGGTATGGAACTTGGGACCCATGGCGGAAGGTGTAAAATGCATAAGTCTTACACAACATATACTTACATTATCATGAAACACTTAGTCAATTATGAGTAACCCGAAATGGGTAATACCATGAGTTAATGGTAAGATTAacaaatgaacattcacgtaattaggtgagtaattatgttaactATGATActaaaatggtgacaacatgataagaggctaagatgaatggtgatACATGTCTCAACCAAGCCTGAGTAAAGGTCattaaaagtactcacctaagagagtgttgaatattaaaaGACAAGTCTCAATAACATTCTATATGTaaatgtaaggacaattcacacttaatacataaagaagagatgagaaatcatctaatgagctatgactacctcatgctaAGAAGAAAGTTTTTATGatttatgagttgaatgtaaataggaactttaaactAAGCATTGATAGGCTAGATATGCGTGGTGACGCCTTTTTTCAGGAAGGATGAAGGttcacataaatctcatgagatgagactgtccaccaaGGTGGGTATGGGTCGCCCTAAAgctcctagtttttgaactatgttgccaacatagggaactagcTTGGTTCGAACCCATaaagctagcatgttttggtttcactgtGGCCAGTGACTCCTTCTCTTTTCAGTGAGTGaaagacaccggatttcatgatcCTCACATGATctgtcggttaaggttggaaTTTCCTCAAAGTATTaagaacaatgaaatgaatgataccgaaggtgtttgtgcaaaaCAATCAAGACGTGAAACTGATTccagtaatgacattaggtcattcttgatcttTGCACGTCAGATTCacatgagagtcttaaacttcatactaggtatagctggtgttcacatcagcctatgaatgaatgaaataaataatatgaagtacaaatgaatgaatgaagcaggcTGTGTGTTTGCTAAAGTAGACCCTCGGGTTGagatcccatatgttgggccttCACTTGAGAATATTTAATGCTACGTCCATGATTGCAAGGTCTCATGGATATGAAATGTATACTATGTGAAACATGAAACGTATATTATGTGAACTTATGTGTATATGATGTGTCACATATTCATGGTATGACATTCCTATTATGAAATGGTAAAAGTCAAGACACTTCACCTTCTAATAAAGCATCTTTACTAGGAAGAGTCGTTCTTGTTCATTCATTACCGTTATGTGTTGTTGCATGtaaccatacttagtaaaagtgtttaCTAGTTCCatacaatattaatattttaggtgcaggcttAGGTGGACGTTGACGGTATCATTGCAGTTGTTCGGATTCAGATACTTCATCCGaacttggtaggtcctcatgtatTCGAGGATGCCTGCCTTTATGTTTCTTGCTTAGTAGTAGGTTTGAACTAGTGGGGTAGGTttcactagtgtttctttcctaaTTTATTCAGACGCTTGTAATAATGCCTTTTTGGCAAGTATTACTTATGACATGAGATTCCATTTTTGTAAAGTTGCATGATATTAtaattagatggttgatgtatGAGCAATGAACTTCCTTAAAGATATgcgtttatatgaagtatatgtatacttcaactataaataaaaagtttcaaattttctgctaaaattaaccgtatgaatgtgatgaatgcaagaagaggcttgtctgcgatctCTAAGAGGTCAACAATGCTTGTTGCGGTTTGGATTCCAGAATtcaggtcgtgacaaacttagtatcaaAGCATTAGGTTAAATATCCAAGACATCAGTATCATATCAACCACATTAAGTAGTTTCTATgttatggtagtgaagtgcaccactatcatggattagagactgcatttgtttaggaaattttcccttcttctactctctATCGTGCTATGTGGAATTGTGACATGATTGTGTCATTAAGGATCTAGCTGTCTTCTTATATCTATGTCTAGATAAATAATACGAGGAGAAATGCAGGCAGGAGGGTAGGTGAGGCAGCCGCTGGAGGAAATCATGTTCCTCCTCAAGCCCCATTTGTTGCTGATCAGGTGTCTGTCAATCCTGCTCGGTTGACTGATGGAGAAGTGAGGAATGCCTTGCTACAGATGGCACAGGACATCACACTCAGGCTCAAGCCACCAGGGCTCAAGCCGCAAGAGAGGGTTCCCCCAGAGAGAATCCTCATGCTGGCACCATGGCTAGTAGGTTGAGGGAGTTTACCAGAATGAACCCCTTAGTTTACTACTAATCCAAGACCCATGAGGATCCCCTAGAGTTCATGGATGAGGTCCACAAGATCCTTTTTTCCATGGGAGTAGATGAGGAGGCGAAGGTTGAGTTGActgcatatcaactcaaggatgtggcccaGATTTGGTAACGGATGTTGGCTGATAGCCGAGCACGTGGAGATGTTCCCATCACTTGGGATGTTCTCAAGACTGCCTTTCTagagagattcttccccagaGAGCAACGAGAAGCTAAGtttgaagagttcatcaacccgAGACTGGGAGGTGTGTcagtcaaggagtattccttgaaattcGTTAATCTCTCTAAACATGCTTCTTCTCTGGTGGCAAATAGCAGGGATGAAATGAGCAGGTTTGTGACTGGCGTGTCGGAGGATCTAGTGGAAGATTGTCGGGCATCCATGTTGCATGATAGCATGGATCTGggcaggttgatggtgcatacTCAGCAAATGGAGGAGAGCCGTCGTAAGAGGAAAGTTCATGAAAGCAAGAAGCCTAGGATTGCGGATCTGGCTGGTCCCAGCTCGGGCAAGAGCTCATTTGGAGTCAACAACAGACCTAAGTTTAACAGACATTCAGGTAATTTTGTTTCTTCAGGAAATGTGAGTGCCAAAGTGAACGAGTCTGGCCCCATAAAGGGCAATGATCGGAACGTCCAGCGAAAAAGCAAGTTTTGTGGTAAATGTGGACCTCCCCATAGAGGTGAGTGTTTAATAGGTACTAACACCTGCTTAGGGTGTGGCAAGACTAGACACATGGTTCGAGATTTTCCTCAGATGGTGATAAAGACAAGGAAGAATCTCAGCCTCAGCCGAAAGCTAATGTTGCAGCCGAACCTCCTAAGAGGAATCGATTTTATGCACAGAAAGGTagagaagagagagagaagTTAGCTGATGTTGTCACGGGTACGTTGCATGCCTTTACTTTCTCAGTGTATGCAGTGTTAGATCTAGGATCCGCTctatcatttgttactcctttaaTAGCTAGTAGATTTGATATGCTTCTTTACGACTTGCATGAGCCGATTCTAGTAAGTACCCCCATAATAGACGACATTAGAGCAGaaaaagtgtataaaaatttcCCAATTCAAATACTTGATAGAGTCACTCATGCTGATCATGTGGAATTATCCATGTTCGATTTTGATTTAATCTTGGGTATGGACTggctccataagtgttatgccaAAATAGATTGTCGAAAGAGTGTAGTGACGTTtaagtttccaaatgagttagagCGGTAATGGGAAGGGCATGGTTCAAGTCCAGTCGGTCGTATTGTTTAGAGGCCAAAAAGATGATAGTTAAGGGGTATTTGTACCACTTAGTTAGAGTCAATGACTTAGATCAAgaagttccttccatagactcagtatCAATATTGAGTGAGTTCCAGATGTCTTTTCGAATGATTTACTAGGAATTCCTCCTGAATgtgagattgactttggtgttGATTTAGATCCCAACACCAAGCCAATTTCTATCCCCCCCCCTATAGGATGACACTAGctaaactcaaagagttgaagttacAGTTAAAATATCTACTTGTTAAGGGATTCATCTAGACGAGCATGCTCCAGTGTTGTGCGTAAAGAATAAGGATGGAACCCATCGAATGTGCATCGATTATCGGCAACTCAaaaaagtcactataaagaataagtaccctcttcctagaattgatgatttatttgaccaactctAAAGTTCGAGTTTCTTTTCCAAGATAGACCTTGGTCAGTCTACCATCAGCTTAGAGTGAGGCGAGAAGACGTCCCTAAAATGGCTTTTTgtactagatatggtcattatgaatttctgGTCATGTcattcggtctcactaatgcaccagcCGCGTTTATGGACCGTATGAATAGACTCTTTCGTAAGTACCTTGATTATTTCGTCATAGTATGCATAGATGCCATTCTCATATACTCTAAGTCTAGAGAATAGCATGAGGTACACTTGAGAAAGACATTGCAGGTACTTAGAGAACATCACTTGTATGCAAAATTCAGCAAATGTGAATTCTGgttgagatcagtgacctttcTTGGTCATGTTGTGACCGACCAAGGTGTAGAATTTGGTACTAAAAAGGTTGAGGCAGTGAAGAAATGGTCGAGACCTCTTACTCCTACCGATATTCACAGTTTTCTAGGTTTGGCTAATTACTATCGCAGGTTTGTGGAAGGCTTTTCCACTATTCCTGATCAATTGAAAGCCTTGACGaagaagaaggtgaagtttgagtggtctgaaAAATGTGAGAAGAGATTTCAAGAGCTCAAAGaccgactcacttcagccctAATTCTCAAATTGCCTAGGAGTTGTGCAGGATATGTGGTGTACTTTGATGCttcccgagtaggtttgggatgtcTTCTTATGCATGATGTCAAGGTTATTGCATATGCATTGAGGCATTTGAAATCCACGAGAAGAACTATCCTACTCATGAGCTTGAGTTAGCcgctgtggtgtttgcattaaaacatttgagacattatttatatggtgtacatgttgatatatatactgaccataaaagtcttcaatatgtttttacacagagggagttgaaccTTCGTCAGAGGAAATGTCTAGAACTGCTCAAAGATTGTGATATGAGTAGGCCAATATAGTGGCTGATGCGTTGAGTCAATTGAGCATGTGCATCATGTCTCATATTAATGAAGATAAGAAGGTGCTGCTTAAAGAGGTACACCAATTTGCTAGATTGGGTGTACGGCTGGCAGATGCACCAAGTGGGGGTGTTTTGGTTCACTCAAGTTCCGAATCCTCATTTGTTGTATATGTAAAAGCACATCAGCATCTCGACCCAGTACTCATGCAGTTGAAGGACTCAGTATTGAGTAAGTTTGATGACTCATTTTCCCTAGGAGGGGATGGTATACTCAGGTACCAAAATAGGTTTTGTGTGCCCAATGTTGATAATTTGAGGTCTAATATTTTGGCAGAAGATCATGGTTCaaggtattccattcatctaggtgccaccaagatgtaccatgaccttaaaGAGGTCTCTTGGTGGGAGGGCATG
This window of the Solanum pennellii chromosome 2, SPENNV200 genome carries:
- the LOC107009362 gene encoding uncharacterized protein LOC107009362, which codes for MLADSRARGDVPITWDVLKTAFLERFFPREQREAKFEEFINPRLGGVSVKEYSLKFVNLSKHASSLVANSRDEMSRFVTGVSEDLVEDCRASMLHDSMDLGRLMVHTQQMEESRRKRKVHESKKPRIADLAGPSSGKSSFGVNNRPKFNRHSGNFVSSGNVSAKVNESGPIKGNDRNVQRKSKFCGKCGPPHRGECLIGTNTCLGCGKTRHMVRDFPQMVIKTRKNLSLSRKLMLQPNLLRGIDFMHRKVEKRERS